A single genomic interval of Paracoccus contaminans harbors:
- a CDS encoding head maturation protease, ClpP-related: MASWYAIRARATGAEVAIYDEIGAYGVSAKGFLAELGALPEGTPIDLRLNSPGGSVFDAVAIFNALKRHAGTVTVWIDGIAASAASYVAMAGDEIVMPENAFLMIHDPAGLVMGTAADMRAMAEALDKVGGSLAAGYAAKSGRPADEIAALMAAETWLDASEALALGFADRLAEPVRIAARFDVGRFRNAPPALAEAVAAETGSADDNDGDDNDGAGTDADEATGAAAESNEASGAGEEEITETDAQQPPVGTPPPGGAPPDPAAIRGEAISHARAVVDLCRLAGQPQMAGRFLESDADLDHVRAALLAARAEAEPEIAGHHAQPGRPSNTRPWGEIVARTFRLKG; the protein is encoded by the coding sequence ATGGCCAGCTGGTATGCGATCCGCGCCCGGGCAACCGGCGCGGAAGTGGCGATTTATGACGAGATCGGCGCCTACGGGGTGTCGGCCAAGGGGTTCCTGGCCGAGCTTGGCGCGCTTCCCGAGGGAACGCCCATCGATCTGAGGCTCAACAGCCCGGGCGGCTCGGTCTTCGATGCGGTGGCGATCTTCAACGCGCTGAAGCGGCACGCGGGCACGGTTACCGTCTGGATCGACGGCATTGCCGCCTCGGCGGCGTCCTACGTCGCGATGGCAGGCGACGAGATCGTCATGCCGGAAAACGCCTTCCTGATGATCCACGATCCCGCGGGGCTCGTGATGGGTACGGCCGCCGACATGCGGGCCATGGCCGAGGCGCTGGACAAGGTGGGTGGCAGCCTCGCTGCCGGCTATGCCGCGAAGTCGGGCCGCCCCGCCGACGAGATTGCGGCGCTGATGGCTGCCGAGACCTGGCTGGATGCCAGCGAGGCGCTGGCGCTCGGCTTTGCCGACCGGCTAGCCGAACCGGTGCGGATCGCTGCGCGCTTCGATGTCGGACGCTTCCGCAACGCGCCGCCGGCGCTGGCCGAAGCGGTCGCGGCTGAAACCGGCAGCGCCGACGACAACGATGGTGACGACAACGACGGCGCCGGCACCGATGCCGACGAGGCCACCGGCGCAGCCGCGGAGAGCAATGAGGCCTCCGGCGCTGGGGAAGAAGAGATCACCGAGACCGACGCTCAGCAGCCGCCGGTCGGGACGCCACCACCCGGCGGCGCACCGCCCGATCCCGCGGCGATCCGCGGCGAAGCCATCTCGCACGCCCGCGCCGTCGTCGATCTCTGCCGCCTTGCCGGACAGCCGCAGATGGCCGGGCGCTTTCTGGAAAGCGATGCGGACCTCGACCACGTCCGCGCGGCGCTCCTTGCGGCCAGGGCCGAGGCCGAACCCGAGATTGCCGGCCATCACGCGCAACCGGGCCGCCCATCAAACACCCGCCCTTGGGGCGAGATCGTCGCCCGCACCTTCAGGCTGAAAGGATGA
- a CDS encoding phage terminase large subunit family protein, which produces MYAPTSTNSPRSGPISGESGDDPGGLTDFDGAGEILRAWGNGLRPDPDLTVSEWADRHRMLSGRASAEPGRYRTVRTPYMREIMDRLSPGDPTQRVVFMKAAQVGATEAGNNWIGFAIHQAPGPMLAVQPTVELAKRNSRQRIDPLIDESPELRERVKPARSRDAGNTMLSKEFAGGILIMTGANSAVGLRSTPARYIFLDEVDAYPASADEEGDPVTLAEARSLTFAHRRKVLLVSTPTIRGLSRIEREYEASDRRRFFVPCPHCGVMQWLKFDRLRWQKGRPETVEYHCECCDTAIAEHHKTAMLEGGEWRATATPADPTTVGYHLSALYSPIGWLSWERIVRAWGAAQGSDEAIKAFRNTILGETWVETGEAPDWQRLYDRREAWKPGTVPAGGLLLTAGADVQKDRIEVDVWAWGRGLESWLVDHLVIEGGPGDPACWQQLTELLGRTWEHASGQPMTLARLAIDSGFETSAVYAWSRKVGFAQVAPVKGVEGFARTSPVTGPTYVDATIAGKRLRRGARLWTVATSTFKAETYRFLRQDRPTAEDISAGATFPAGTIHLPDWADSEWLKQLTAEQLVTVRTRRGFSRLEWQKLRERNEALDCRVYARAAAWILGADRWPEARWADLEGQLGVAAPDTSSAGPGNTPPVQSRPAPRRRTVHSSYMR; this is translated from the coding sequence ATGTACGCGCCCACCTCGACGAACTCGCCGAGGTCCGGCCCGATTTCCGGTGAGAGCGGCGATGATCCTGGCGGCCTGACGGACTTCGACGGCGCGGGCGAGATCCTGCGCGCCTGGGGTAACGGGCTGCGGCCCGACCCGGACCTGACCGTCTCGGAATGGGCGGACCGGCACCGGATGCTCTCGGGCCGCGCCTCGGCCGAACCGGGGCGATATCGCACGGTGCGCACGCCCTACATGCGCGAGATCATGGACCGGCTGTCGCCCGGCGATCCCACGCAGCGGGTCGTATTCATGAAGGCCGCGCAGGTCGGTGCGACCGAGGCGGGCAACAACTGGATCGGGTTCGCGATCCACCAGGCGCCGGGGCCGATGCTGGCGGTCCAGCCGACGGTGGAGCTGGCCAAGCGCAACTCGCGCCAGCGGATCGACCCGCTGATCGACGAGAGCCCGGAGCTGCGCGAGCGGGTGAAGCCCGCGCGCTCCCGCGACGCGGGCAACACCATGCTGTCCAAGGAGTTCGCGGGCGGCATCCTGATCATGACCGGGGCCAACTCGGCGGTCGGGCTGCGGTCCACCCCGGCGCGGTACATCTTCCTCGACGAGGTCGACGCCTATCCGGCATCGGCCGACGAGGAAGGCGATCCGGTCACGCTGGCCGAGGCGCGGTCGCTGACCTTCGCCCACCGGCGCAAGGTGCTGCTGGTCTCGACGCCAACGATCCGCGGGCTGAGCCGGATCGAGCGCGAGTACGAGGCGAGCGACCGGCGCCGGTTCTTCGTGCCGTGCCCGCATTGCGGCGTGATGCAGTGGCTGAAGTTCGACCGGCTGCGCTGGCAGAAGGGCCGCCCGGAGACGGTGGAGTATCACTGCGAGTGCTGCGACACGGCAATCGCGGAACACCACAAGACGGCGATGCTGGAGGGTGGCGAATGGCGGGCGACCGCCACGCCCGCCGATCCGACCACGGTCGGGTATCACCTCTCGGCGCTTTACTCGCCGATCGGTTGGCTCAGCTGGGAGCGGATCGTGCGGGCATGGGGCGCGGCACAGGGGTCGGACGAAGCGATCAAGGCGTTTCGCAACACCATCCTCGGCGAGACATGGGTCGAGACCGGGGAAGCCCCCGACTGGCAGCGGCTCTATGATCGTCGCGAGGCGTGGAAGCCGGGCACTGTCCCTGCGGGCGGGCTGTTACTGACCGCCGGGGCCGACGTGCAGAAGGACCGCATCGAGGTCGATGTCTGGGCCTGGGGCCGCGGGCTGGAAAGCTGGCTCGTCGATCACCTCGTGATCGAGGGTGGTCCCGGCGATCCTGCCTGCTGGCAGCAGCTGACCGAGTTGCTCGGCCGGACATGGGAACACGCCTCCGGCCAGCCGATGACGCTGGCGCGGCTCGCGATCGACTCGGGGTTCGAGACCTCCGCCGTCTATGCCTGGTCGCGCAAGGTCGGCTTCGCGCAGGTGGCGCCGGTGAAGGGCGTCGAGGGCTTCGCCCGGACGAGCCCGGTGACGGGGCCGACCTATGTCGACGCCACCATCGCGGGCAAGCGGCTCCGGCGCGGGGCGCGTCTCTGGACGGTCGCCACCTCGACCTTCAAGGCGGAGACCTACCGCTTCCTGCGGCAGGATCGGCCAACCGCCGAGGACATCAGCGCAGGTGCGACGTTCCCCGCGGGCACGATCCACCTGCCGGACTGGGCGGACAGCGAATGGCTGAAGCAGCTGACCGCCGAGCAGCTGGTGACAGTCCGCACGAGACGCGGCTTCTCCAGGCTCGAATGGCAGAAGCTGCGCGAGCGCAATGAGGCGCTGGACTGCCGGGTCTATGCCCGCGCGGCGGCGTGGATCCTCGGTGCGGATCGCTGGCCCGAGGCGCGCTGGGCCGATCTGGAAGGGCAGCTCGGTGTGGCAGCGCCGGACACATCCAGCGCCGGGCCGGGAAACACGCCGCCTGTTCAGAGCCGACCTGCACCGCGGCGACGGACCGTGCACTCCAGTTACATGAGGTGA
- a CDS encoding DUF6362 family protein, producing the protein MADWTPTMVEDRLESAADVFRSLPEIKPQGYFNAWPEYFHSFADQVGQEPRMRRPRPSPRQITEAEEAMLWLRCLEKDDARIVWLRANRTPWKKIGWEIGLSRPAANRHWQYGIALITWRLNGRVPSRKRSKRFVIENADRLSRQIVM; encoded by the coding sequence ATGGCTGATTGGACGCCCACCATGGTCGAGGATCGGCTCGAGAGCGCGGCCGACGTGTTCCGGTCGCTGCCCGAGATCAAGCCGCAGGGCTATTTCAACGCTTGGCCCGAGTACTTCCACAGCTTCGCCGACCAGGTCGGCCAGGAACCCCGAATGCGGCGGCCGCGCCCGAGCCCGCGCCAGATCACCGAGGCGGAGGAAGCCATGCTCTGGCTGCGCTGTCTGGAGAAGGATGACGCTCGGATCGTCTGGCTGCGCGCGAACCGGACGCCTTGGAAGAAGATCGGCTGGGAAATCGGGCTGAGCCGGCCGGCTGCGAACCGCCATTGGCAGTACGGCATCGCGCTGATCACCTGGCGGCTCAACGGGCGCGTGCCTTCTCGTAAGCGGTCGAAGCGCTTCGTGATCGAGAACGCCGACCGGCTGTCAAGACAGATCGTCATGTGA
- a CDS encoding NAD(P)-dependent alcohol dehydrogenase, translating to MAMMKAAVFVEPGRIVLDDKPIPDVGPLDALVRITTTTICGTDVHILKGEYPVAKGLTIGHEPVGVIEKLGSAVQGYAEGQRVIAGAITPSMWSNACQCGRCSQDGAGTKHGWKPLGGWKFGNTIDGAQAEYILVQDAMANLAPVPETLSDEQVLMCPDIMSTGFGGAESGRIRIGDMVAVFAQGPIGLCATAGARLMGAAKIIAVDQVPERLDMARRMGAHEVVDFSKVDPVDEILRITDGRGVDVAIEALGLQATFEAALRVLRPGGTLSSLGVYSGDLKIPLDAFVAGLGDHTIITTLCPGGKERMRRLMSVIESGQVDLGAMVTHRFRLDDIEAAYDLFANQRDGVLKVAITP from the coding sequence ATGGCGATGATGAAGGCGGCGGTATTCGTGGAACCAGGGCGGATCGTGCTGGACGACAAGCCGATCCCGGATGTCGGCCCGCTCGATGCGCTGGTGCGCATCACCACGACCACGATCTGCGGGACGGATGTCCACATCCTGAAGGGCGAGTATCCGGTGGCGAAGGGTCTCACCATCGGTCACGAGCCTGTGGGCGTGATCGAGAAGTTGGGCTCGGCCGTGCAGGGCTATGCCGAAGGGCAGCGGGTCATCGCCGGCGCGATTACCCCCTCGATGTGGTCGAACGCCTGCCAGTGCGGACGCTGCTCGCAGGACGGTGCGGGCACGAAGCACGGCTGGAAACCGCTGGGTGGCTGGAAGTTCGGCAACACGATCGACGGTGCTCAAGCCGAATACATCCTGGTTCAAGACGCGATGGCCAACCTCGCGCCGGTGCCGGAAACCCTGAGCGACGAACAGGTACTGATGTGTCCCGACATCATGTCCACCGGCTTCGGCGGTGCCGAGAGCGGCAGAATCCGCATCGGCGACATGGTGGCGGTGTTTGCGCAAGGGCCCATTGGGCTGTGTGCAACGGCGGGCGCGCGACTGATGGGGGCCGCGAAGATCATCGCGGTGGACCAGGTGCCCGAGCGGCTGGACATGGCGCGCAGGATGGGCGCGCATGAGGTGGTGGATTTCTCGAAGGTCGATCCGGTGGACGAGATCCTGCGGATCACGGACGGCCGCGGCGTCGATGTCGCCATCGAGGCGCTGGGGCTGCAGGCCACCTTTGAGGCGGCGCTCCGTGTGCTGCGGCCGGGCGGCACGCTGTCGAGCCTCGGGGTCTATTCCGGCGATCTGAAAATCCCGCTCGACGCCTTCGTCGCAGGGCTTGGCGACCACACCATCATCACCACACTCTGCCCAGGCGGCAAGGAACGAATGCGGCGGCTGATGTCGGTGATCGAATCCGGCCAGGTGGACCTCGGCGCGATGGTCACTCACCGCTTTCGGCTTGATGACATCGAGGCGGCCTACGACCTCTTCGCAAACCAGCGCGACGGCGTGCTGAAGGTTGCCATCACCCCATGA
- a CDS encoding DUF3489 domain-containing protein, with protein MTKLSDTQAMILSAAAQRPEHMALPLPESLRGGAAAKVVGAMLAKGFLEEVDADMRKGEPVWRETGDGHGITLVATDAGLAAIGIEPEDADTAPAGATDAPTEEPAPDTPTETEAAPKARTPREGTKQATLIAMLRAPEGATIEEIMAATGWQSHTVRGAMAGALKKKLGLEVTSEKVENRGRVYKLPAA; from the coding sequence ATGACCAAGCTTTCCGACACCCAAGCCATGATCCTGAGCGCCGCCGCCCAGCGGCCCGAGCACATGGCCCTGCCGCTGCCCGAGAGCCTGCGCGGCGGCGCCGCCGCCAAGGTGGTCGGCGCGATGCTCGCCAAGGGCTTCCTCGAAGAGGTCGACGCCGACATGCGCAAGGGCGAGCCCGTCTGGCGCGAGACCGGCGACGGCCACGGCATCACGCTGGTCGCCACCGACGCAGGGCTCGCCGCCATCGGCATCGAGCCCGAAGACGCGGACACCGCGCCTGCGGGCGCGACGGACGCGCCGACCGAGGAGCCTGCGCCGGACACCCCCACCGAGACCGAAGCCGCGCCCAAGGCGCGCACGCCGCGCGAGGGAACCAAGCAGGCCACGCTGATCGCCATGCTGCGGGCACCGGAGGGCGCGACCATCGAGGAGATCATGGCTGCGACGGGTTGGCAGTCGCACACGGTCCGCGGCGCGATGGCCGGGGCCCTGAAGAAGAAGCTCGGGCTCGAAGTGACATCGGAGAAGGTCGAGAACCGGGGGCGGGTGTACAAGCTCCCTGCCGCCTGA
- a CDS encoding phage head-tail joining protein, with amino-acid sequence MATAAELRARREALAAQRASGVARVSYDGKTVDYRSVAEIDRAIEALNREIAATEGRRIVRQVRVTTTKGL; translated from the coding sequence ATGGCCACGGCCGCAGAACTCCGTGCCCGCCGCGAGGCACTGGCCGCGCAGCGCGCCTCGGGCGTGGCGCGGGTCAGCTACGACGGCAAGACGGTGGACTATCGCAGCGTCGCCGAGATCGACCGTGCCATCGAGGCGCTGAACCGCGAGATCGCGGCGACGGAGGGGCGCCGGATCGTGCGGCAGGTCCGCGTGACGACGACGAAGGGGCTCTGA
- a CDS encoding phage portal protein — protein MGLFDRFRRPPSGGPAAMRARLEGAMAKRRLRGWNPPLENINTLVASGGPRLLARSRELVVTNGYAANACEAFASNLVGDGIKPSSLIGDADLRDRVQRLWLAWTDEADADGLTDFYGLQAMVAREMFVAGECFVRLRPRRADDGLLVPLQLQLLQSEMLPFEKTEVLPSGNRIRCGVEFDAIGRRVAYHFRRRHPGDSTDQGSVIPETVRAPAADVLHIYRPIDAGQIRGLPHVAPAMVRLFLLDQYDDAELDRKKTAAMFAGFITKTAPEEPLMGEVEAGLDGTAIASLEPGTMQVLLPGEDVKFSSPADVGGGYEAFQYRTLLAVSASLGLPYHLVTGDVRQANYSSLRAELVEFRRRIGQLQHGVIVHQLCRAVWRRWLETAVLSGALDLDDPVAARPVQWIPPRWDWVDPLKDIQAQVLAMEAGITSRRKVIEATGYDVEDVDRENAADAQRVDRLGLRYRTSPGETQGARATPAQLPDAGSDGSTGAGPGTHGTSEQE, from the coding sequence ATGGGCCTCTTCGACCGCTTCCGCCGCCCGCCTTCCGGCGGTCCGGCTGCCATGCGCGCCCGCCTCGAAGGCGCCATGGCGAAGCGCCGGCTGCGGGGCTGGAACCCGCCGCTCGAGAACATCAACACGCTGGTCGCTTCCGGCGGCCCGCGGCTGCTGGCACGTTCGCGCGAATTGGTGGTGACCAACGGCTACGCCGCCAACGCCTGCGAGGCCTTCGCGTCGAACCTCGTCGGCGACGGCATCAAACCATCTTCGCTGATCGGGGACGCAGACCTGCGGGACCGGGTCCAGCGGCTCTGGCTCGCCTGGACCGACGAGGCCGATGCCGACGGGCTGACCGACTTCTACGGTCTGCAGGCCATGGTCGCGCGCGAGATGTTCGTGGCCGGCGAATGCTTCGTCCGGCTGCGCCCGCGCCGGGCCGATGACGGGTTGCTGGTGCCGTTGCAACTGCAGCTTCTGCAATCCGAGATGCTGCCCTTCGAGAAGACGGAGGTGCTGCCCTCCGGCAACCGCATCCGCTGCGGGGTCGAGTTCGACGCGATCGGCCGGCGCGTCGCCTATCACTTCCGCCGCCGCCATCCGGGCGACAGCACCGATCAGGGCTCGGTGATTCCGGAGACCGTGCGCGCCCCGGCCGCGGACGTGCTGCACATCTACCGGCCCATCGACGCGGGCCAGATCCGGGGGCTGCCGCATGTCGCGCCCGCCATGGTGCGGCTGTTCCTGCTCGACCAGTATGACGACGCCGAGCTTGACCGGAAGAAGACCGCGGCGATGTTCGCGGGCTTCATCACCAAGACCGCCCCGGAAGAGCCGCTGATGGGCGAGGTCGAGGCGGGTCTGGACGGAACGGCCATCGCCAGCCTCGAGCCCGGCACCATGCAGGTGCTGCTGCCCGGCGAGGACGTGAAGTTCTCGTCGCCCGCCGATGTCGGCGGTGGCTACGAGGCGTTCCAGTACCGGACGCTGCTCGCCGTCTCCGCCTCGCTCGGGCTGCCCTATCACCTGGTCACCGGCGACGTCCGGCAGGCGAACTACTCGAGCCTGCGGGCGGAACTGGTCGAGTTCCGGCGGCGCATCGGACAGCTGCAGCATGGCGTCATCGTGCACCAGCTCTGCCGCGCGGTCTGGCGGCGCTGGCTGGAGACGGCCGTGCTCTCGGGCGCGCTCGATCTCGACGATCCGGTCGCCGCGCGGCCGGTGCAGTGGATTCCGCCGCGCTGGGACTGGGTCGATCCGCTCAAGGACATCCAGGCGCAGGTGCTGGCAATGGAAGCCGGCATCACCTCGCGGCGCAAGGTGATCGAGGCCACCGGCTACGACGTCGAGGACGTGGACCGCGAGAACGCGGCCGACGCGCAGCGCGTCGATCGTCTGGGGCTCCGCTACCGCACGAGTCCGGGCGAGACGCAGGGCGCGCGGGCGACACCGGCGCAGTTGCCGGATGCGGGCAGCGATGGGAGCACCGGCGCTGGTCCCGGCACCCACGGCACATCTGAACAGGAGTGA
- a CDS encoding glyoxalase superfamily protein, with protein sequence MFTDVLRMAVPVRGLPMKNMRIDDRDKATFPKGLRGGNGPSPRLRRPSGRGFAMNDQSIGLPATSDIAKAQAKRLRSALAPDLTIGHSQALELIARVHGEQSWGRLNSQIGAATSVISVMGNANGNAPAKAIPAGTPAEAVKSKALPANHVEQRVLQALWHGLERARDTQVSPKTRAQTMALLKDEVIATVSVEGWLDSLDVSLGGMIFDMGTENLLKISGVTTVSRFRRPKVRDKSVYGFTGLRPAAFAAILIWLERLGFDTHPEAFYHSLIEGINQAKYIDQDELTCLWHSKEKKRFQTQEYFVDAETKITNVKREVVKGRGGLTIEIARSTDPLGLIESLRIYR encoded by the coding sequence ATGTTCACCGACGTGCTGCGCATGGCCGTTCCGGTCCGGGGTCTCCCCATGAAGAACATGCGCATCGATGATCGCGACAAGGCAACCTTTCCCAAGGGTCTTCGTGGCGGCAATGGACCGAGCCCTCGACTTCGACGACCCTCAGGCAGAGGTTTTGCCATGAATGATCAATCCATCGGCCTTCCGGCCACCTCCGACATTGCGAAGGCCCAGGCGAAACGCCTGAGGTCGGCTCTTGCACCCGATCTCACGATCGGACACAGCCAAGCCCTTGAACTCATCGCCCGCGTCCATGGCGAACAAAGTTGGGGGCGACTGAACTCGCAGATCGGCGCAGCAACCAGCGTCATTTCTGTCATGGGCAACGCCAATGGCAATGCTCCTGCCAAAGCCATTCCAGCTGGCACCCCTGCAGAAGCCGTGAAGTCGAAAGCCCTGCCGGCGAACCATGTAGAGCAGCGTGTCCTTCAAGCACTCTGGCACGGACTCGAGCGGGCCCGGGACACGCAGGTGTCGCCCAAGACACGTGCCCAGACCATGGCACTGCTGAAGGACGAGGTTATCGCGACCGTCTCGGTCGAAGGGTGGCTTGATTCGCTCGACGTCAGCCTTGGCGGCATGATCTTCGACATGGGAACGGAGAACCTGCTGAAGATCTCAGGGGTCACGACGGTTTCGCGGTTCAGGCGCCCGAAAGTGCGCGACAAGTCGGTCTACGGCTTCACGGGCCTGCGGCCGGCAGCATTTGCCGCAATCCTGATCTGGCTCGAGCGTCTGGGCTTCGACACCCATCCGGAGGCGTTCTACCATTCCCTCATCGAGGGCATCAACCAGGCGAAGTATATCGACCAAGACGAACTGACCTGCCTTTGGCACTCCAAGGAAAAGAAACGATTCCAGACCCAAGAATACTTCGTCGATGCTGAAACGAAGATCACGAACGTCAAGCGCGAGGTCGTGAAGGGACGTGGCGGGTTGACGATCGAAATTGCCCGCAGCACCGATCCACTCGGGTTGATCGAGAGCCTCCGCATCTATCGCTGA
- a CDS encoding DUF7220 family protein — protein sequence MRQSRAMSMVESATNVVVGYVLAIATQIIVFPWFGIETGLAEHLTIGLAFVGVSLVRGYLLRRTFEAMRKR from the coding sequence ATGAGACAATCCCGCGCCATGTCGATGGTCGAGTCCGCGACGAATGTCGTGGTCGGCTATGTGCTGGCCATCGCCACGCAGATCATTGTGTTCCCGTGGTTCGGGATCGAGACCGGGCTCGCAGAGCACCTGACCATCGGCCTCGCCTTCGTCGGCGTGTCGTTGGTCCGCGGCTACCTGCTGCGGCGGACGTTCGAGGCGATGCGCAAGCGGTAG
- a CDS encoding site-specific DNA-methyltransferase: MTLSFAPERIEQWPLARLQPYAKNAKAHGAEQVAKIAASMAEFGWTVPCLVAEDGELIAGHGRVLAATQLGLTEAPVIVLGHLTEAQRRAYRIADNKLTELGTWDEALLSAELNDLLAEDFDLSLVGFSDGELDKLLAFVPEGDGQEGGAGGSVPPVTIPEPPRNPASRTGDLWILGDHRLLCGDSTSAADVRRLMNGERAILFATDPPYLVDYDGSNHPTRNKDWSASYGTTWDDSSQGAELYDGFIAAAVAEAITEDAAWYCWHASRRQGMLEACWEKAGAFVHQQIIWVKDRGVLTRSHYLWKHEPCFMGWRRPNRPPKVAEQTLPSTWEMPSFAKEERPDHPTPKPLDAFGIPMRQHVARGGLCYEPFSGSGSQIMAGEANGRRVFAMEISPAYVDVAVERWQAETGRDAILDGDGRTFAQVRSERLGDKVEAAA, from the coding sequence ATGACGCTGAGCTTCGCCCCCGAGCGGATTGAGCAATGGCCGCTTGCGCGCCTGCAGCCCTACGCGAAGAACGCGAAGGCGCATGGCGCGGAGCAGGTCGCCAAGATCGCCGCCAGCATGGCCGAGTTCGGCTGGACCGTGCCCTGCCTCGTCGCCGAGGACGGCGAGTTGATCGCGGGCCACGGTCGGGTCTTGGCCGCAACGCAGCTGGGGCTGACCGAAGCGCCTGTGATCGTGCTCGGGCATCTGACCGAGGCGCAGCGGCGGGCGTACCGCATCGCGGACAACAAGCTGACCGAACTCGGCACCTGGGACGAGGCGCTGCTCTCGGCGGAGTTGAACGACCTGCTGGCGGAAGATTTCGACCTGTCGCTGGTCGGGTTCTCCGACGGCGAATTGGACAAGCTGCTGGCCTTCGTGCCGGAGGGGGACGGGCAAGAAGGTGGCGCCGGTGGCTCCGTGCCGCCGGTGACCATCCCGGAACCACCGCGCAACCCGGCGTCGCGGACGGGCGATCTGTGGATCCTCGGTGACCATCGCCTCCTCTGCGGCGACAGCACCAGCGCGGCCGATGTGCGCCGCCTGATGAATGGCGAGCGGGCGATCCTGTTCGCGACCGACCCGCCCTATCTCGTCGATTACGACGGCTCCAACCATCCGACCCGCAACAAGGATTGGTCTGCCTCCTACGGCACGACCTGGGACGACAGCTCGCAGGGGGCCGAGCTTTACGACGGCTTCATCGCCGCGGCCGTGGCCGAGGCGATCACCGAGGATGCCGCCTGGTACTGCTGGCACGCCTCTCGCCGTCAAGGGATGCTGGAAGCCTGCTGGGAAAAGGCCGGAGCCTTCGTCCACCAGCAGATCATTTGGGTGAAGGACCGGGGGGTTCTGACCCGCTCCCATTACCTCTGGAAACACGAGCCCTGCTTCATGGGCTGGCGCCGCCCGAACCGTCCGCCGAAGGTGGCCGAGCAGACGCTGCCATCGACATGGGAGATGCCGTCCTTCGCCAAGGAAGAGCGCCCCGACCACCCGACCCCAAAACCGCTCGATGCTTTCGGAATCCCGATGCGCCAGCATGTTGCGCGCGGCGGGCTTTGCTACGAGCCGTTCTCGGGCTCCGGGTCGCAGATCATGGCGGGCGAGGCCAACGGGCGGCGCGTCTTCGCGATGGAAATCAGCCCCGCCTATGTCGATGTCGCCGTCGAACGCTGGCAGGCCGAGACCGGCCGCGACGCGATCCTCGACGGCGATGGCCGGACCTTCGCGCAGGTGAGAAGCGAGCGGCTGGGCGACAAGGTCGAAGCTGCCGCCTGA
- a CDS encoding DNA cytosine methyltransferase — MAVYYNDADPAACGWLRELIAAAQLPDGVVDERSILDVAPDDLRGFTQCHFFAGIGGWPHALRLAGVAEDLSVWTGSPPCQPFSVAGQRKGQHDDRHLAPAFLRLVAACRPELVFGEQVASAAVLGPVGGAARVAAAGPAGWAWFDALAADLETASYAVAAADLPAAGIGAPHIRQRLFFGAVALGPTPGGLGHGLGAGLQGRIGMSERPDQRADGAAGLAGGLADADGRVTGHGQLQHRWQHRCEPQDGEADRLVEITHPAGASATDGVWRNPDWIFCRDGRWRPVEPGTFPLADGIPGRMGLLRGYGNAIVPPLAAEFVTAFLESLPEGLR, encoded by the coding sequence ATGGCCGTCTATTACAACGATGCCGATCCCGCGGCCTGTGGTTGGCTGCGGGAACTGATCGCCGCCGCGCAGCTGCCCGACGGTGTGGTGGACGAGCGGTCCATCCTCGATGTCGCCCCCGACGATCTGCGGGGATTCACGCAATGCCATTTCTTCGCCGGGATCGGCGGCTGGCCCCATGCGCTGCGCCTTGCCGGCGTGGCCGAGGATCTGTCCGTCTGGACCGGCTCGCCTCCCTGCCAGCCGTTCAGCGTGGCCGGGCAGCGCAAGGGACAGCACGATGACCGCCATCTCGCCCCCGCCTTCCTGCGGCTCGTCGCAGCTTGCCGCCCGGAGCTCGTCTTCGGCGAGCAGGTCGCCAGCGCGGCGGTGCTCGGACCGGTTGGCGGCGCGGCTCGCGTGGCGGCTGCGGGTCCGGCTGGCTGGGCGTGGTTCGACGCTCTGGCGGCTGACCTGGAAACGGCATCTTACGCCGTCGCAGCGGCCGATCTGCCGGCTGCGGGCATCGGCGCCCCGCATATCCGCCAGCGGCTGTTCTTCGGCGCCGTCGCCCTCGGGCCAACACCGGGCGGGCTGGGCCACGGCCTCGGCGCGGGATTACAAGGACGGATCGGAATGTCCGAACGTCCCGATCAACGCGCTGATGGGGCGGCAGGTCTGGCTGGCGGGCTGGCCGACGCCGATGGCCGGGTCACCGGCCACGGACAATTGCAACACAGGTGGCAACACCGATGCGAGCCGCAGGACGGTGAAGCTGATCGACTGGTCGAAATCACCCACCCCGCCGGGGCCAGCGCGACGGACGGCGTCTGGCGAAATCCTGACTGGATCTTCTGCCGGGATGGGCGCTGGCGACCGGTTGAGCCCGGAACATTCCCGCTGGCTGATGGGATACCCGGCCGCATGGGGCTCCTGCGGGGCTACGGCAATGCGATCGTGCCGCCGCTCGCGGCGGAGTTCGTGACGGCGTTTCTGGAAAGCCTGCCGGAGGGGCTGCGATGA